A single region of the Spirochaeta lutea genome encodes:
- a CDS encoding aspartate aminotransferase family protein, with product MNTEYSNAFVKNPPFPNNYSREFLCFDRGEGSFLVDIQGKRYLDFAGGIAVNSLGYGNEGIIQAATEQVAKLTHVSNLYTTRPTVEFAQAVTASSPLAKDQPWQADKHPGYFEAVHFGNSGTEANEAALKYAKMYAGRKQTPNGPKILACTNGFHGRTLGALSVTYAPKYRKPYEPLIGGVEFIDFNDVQALESTLNTDFTAVIVEPVQGEGGLECMTQEFARSLNNLCRKFDVILIADEVQTGIGRTGTLFASQWVGLEPDIITLSKPIAGGLPLSATLLPKKINELVQVGDHGTTFGGGPVTTRVALEVWRQITAPGFLSGVGQRTAFLQSQLEALVQAFPSRLGSLKGAGMLRGIQVKDPDMLPGIISGARDAGLLILRSGTDIIRLAPPLTITTEDITNGIEILRKVLEEV from the coding sequence ATGAACACAGAATATTCCAACGCATTTGTTAAAAACCCGCCGTTTCCGAACAACTATTCCCGGGAGTTCCTCTGCTTTGATCGCGGAGAGGGGAGCTTCCTGGTTGATATCCAAGGAAAACGCTACCTCGACTTTGCCGGCGGTATTGCGGTTAACAGCCTCGGATACGGAAACGAGGGAATAATCCAGGCCGCCACTGAACAGGTAGCGAAACTGACCCATGTTTCAAACCTCTACACCACCCGGCCCACCGTAGAATTTGCCCAGGCCGTAACCGCCTCAAGCCCCTTGGCCAAGGACCAGCCCTGGCAGGCCGACAAGCATCCGGGCTACTTCGAAGCAGTCCACTTCGGAAACAGCGGTACCGAGGCAAACGAGGCTGCCTTGAAATACGCCAAGATGTACGCAGGCCGGAAGCAGACCCCCAACGGCCCGAAAATACTGGCCTGTACCAACGGCTTTCACGGCCGGACCTTGGGGGCCCTCTCGGTAACCTATGCGCCGAAATACAGAAAACCCTATGAACCCCTTATCGGCGGGGTAGAGTTCATCGATTTCAACGATGTCCAGGCATTGGAATCCACCCTGAATACTGATTTTACCGCCGTAATCGTGGAACCGGTTCAGGGTGAAGGGGGATTAGAATGCATGACCCAGGAATTTGCCCGAAGTTTGAACAACCTCTGTCGGAAATTCGACGTGATTCTCATTGCTGACGAGGTTCAAACGGGCATTGGAAGGACCGGAACCCTCTTCGCAAGCCAATGGGTCGGCCTGGAACCCGATATTATCACCCTCTCAAAGCCCATTGCCGGGGGCCTGCCCCTCTCTGCCACCCTCCTGCCGAAAAAGATTAACGAACTCGTTCAGGTGGGGGATCATGGAACCACCTTTGGGGGTGGTCCGGTTACCACCCGGGTAGCTCTGGAGGTATGGCGCCAGATTACTGCCCCGGGGTTTTTATCCGGGGTCGGCCAGCGGACAGCCTTTTTGCAGAGCCAGTTAGAAGCCCTGGTACAGGCTTTTCCCAGCCGCCTCGGAAGCCTCAAGGGTGCGGGAATGCTCCGGGGCATCCAGGTCAAGGATCCCGATATGCTGCCGGGAATCATATCCGGTGCACGGGATGCGGGTCTCCTCATTTTACGCAGCGGAACCGATATTATCCGCCTGGCACCGCCCCTGACCATCACAACTGAAGACATTACCAACGGTATAGAAATACTGCGGAAGGTTCTGGAGGAAGTATGA
- the argB gene encoding acetylglutamate kinase gives MGQNTSKPIIVVKIGGRPAASMERLDSLMKDMAELGAQYHFALVHGGGAEVSELTRHFGLEPQFIDGIRMTTQEEMRLVDMVLGGSMNTRLLRRACLAGLEAVGLSGVDGGLFQCQSIGESPDGRINRTGRVVSVNPRVVAHQFAGGFTPILSSISVDDQGEGLNINADDAALALAEALQARSLIFISDIPGVLKADEVIHSLTPRGIEEEIKSGVIQGGMIPKVRASAGALSQGVEAVTIGDYHNQGDLDLLIRGSKGTKITR, from the coding sequence ATGGGTCAGAATACCAGCAAACCGATCATCGTAGTAAAAATCGGCGGCCGGCCGGCCGCCAGTATGGAACGCCTGGACAGTCTTATGAAGGATATGGCTGAGCTGGGTGCCCAGTACCATTTTGCCCTGGTTCACGGAGGAGGCGCGGAGGTAAGCGAGCTGACCCGCCATTTCGGCTTGGAGCCCCAGTTTATCGACGGCATCCGGATGACCACCCAGGAAGAGATGCGGCTGGTCGACATGGTCCTGGGAGGCAGCATGAATACCCGGCTGCTGCGCCGGGCCTGCTTAGCCGGCCTGGAGGCTGTGGGGCTCTCGGGGGTCGACGGAGGTCTATTCCAGTGCCAATCCATCGGCGAATCCCCGGACGGCCGGATCAACCGGACCGGCCGGGTGGTATCGGTGAATCCCCGGGTGGTGGCCCACCAATTCGCCGGGGGATTCACCCCCATTCTCAGTTCCATCTCGGTGGACGACCAAGGAGAGGGACTGAACATCAATGCCGATGATGCTGCTCTGGCCTTGGCTGAGGCCCTTCAGGCCCGATCCCTCATCTTTATCTCCGATATCCCCGGAGTTCTGAAGGCCGATGAGGTCATCCATAGCCTGACACCCCGGGGAATTGAAGAAGAGATCAAGTCCGGGGTTATCCAGGGGGGTATGATCCCCAAGGTACGAGCCTCCGCCGGAGCCCTGAGCCAAGGAGTTGAGGCTGTCACCATCGGTGACTACCACAACCAAGGAGATCTGGACCTGCTCATCCGGGGAAGCAAGGGAACCAAGATTACCAGGTAA
- the argC gene encoding N-acetyl-gamma-glutamyl-phosphate reductase: MKAVILGTTGYTGQVLLRLLSNHPKITRIYPVSSSIAGTPLLEFDPGLGNAILEKTKDCGNAFCTLDQAVEAQGDVVFAALPHLKSAQVCAPFFGQSVVIDLSADFRIKDHSTFIKAYGQEPPRPDLLAEAVYGLAEWNRDQITKASLIANPGCYPTASLTPLLPLISQGYVAGDVIINAMSGISGAGRKAKENLLFCERTETVNAYSPGTSHRHCQEIQQEVSLRTGKAQQDSTVYFTPHLVPIKQGMAVTTTCQLNPGVSDAEIAQAYKAAYQDSPWIRIVPAIPDTSQVRGTNRCDVHWHRDGDRIFLMSVIDNLYKGASGQAVQNMNIRFGFDERTGLPEHGEV, translated from the coding sequence ATGAAAGCAGTCATTTTAGGCACTACAGGATACACCGGGCAGGTGTTGCTCAGATTATTGAGCAACCACCCGAAGATTACCCGGATTTATCCGGTCTCATCCAGCATTGCAGGCACCCCTCTCTTGGAGTTTGATCCGGGGCTGGGTAATGCTATCTTAGAAAAAACGAAGGATTGTGGTAACGCCTTCTGTACCCTGGACCAGGCAGTCGAAGCCCAGGGTGATGTTGTATTTGCAGCCCTACCCCACCTGAAATCCGCCCAGGTCTGCGCTCCCTTTTTTGGGCAGTCGGTGGTTATCGACCTCTCTGCCGATTTCCGTATTAAGGACCATAGCACCTTTATCAAGGCCTACGGGCAGGAGCCCCCCCGGCCCGACCTTCTGGCCGAGGCTGTATACGGATTGGCGGAGTGGAATCGCGACCAGATTACCAAGGCGTCCCTCATTGCGAACCCGGGCTGCTACCCCACTGCATCTCTCACCCCGCTGCTCCCCCTCATTAGTCAGGGGTACGTGGCCGGAGATGTAATCATTAACGCTATGAGCGGCATTTCCGGTGCAGGCCGGAAGGCCAAGGAGAACCTGTTATTCTGTGAACGGACGGAAACCGTAAACGCCTACAGTCCCGGAACAAGCCACCGTCACTGCCAGGAAATACAGCAGGAGGTGAGTCTGAGAACCGGGAAGGCGCAACAAGACAGCACCGTCTACTTCACCCCCCACCTGGTTCCCATAAAACAGGGCATGGCAGTAACCACCACATGCCAGCTTAACCCGGGGGTTTCCGATGCCGAGATTGCCCAGGCCTACAAAGCCGCCTACCAGGACAGCCCCTGGATCCGAATAGTCCCAGCCATACCCGATACCAGCCAGGTTCGGGGTACAAACCGCTGCGATGTCCACTGGCATCGGGACGGGGACAGAATCTTCCTCATGTCCGTCATCGACAACCTTTACAAGGGCGCCAGCGGTCAAGCGGTTCAGAACATGAACATCCGGTTTGGATTCGATGAACGCACTGGGCTGCCCGAACACGGGGAGGTGTAG
- a CDS encoding arginine repressor, with protein sequence MKERTLRLKAIKRIIRGTRINSQENLLHHLQREGFSVTQATLSRDLKLLKVGKISEGLDGYYYTLPSEEERRESERSYLQDVHRGYVGIDFSANIGVIRTLAGHANSVAIALDNLGLEEILGTIAGDDTVLIILREGFTKVDFLQELRRKIPDLEE encoded by the coding sequence GTGAAAGAACGTACCCTTCGCCTGAAGGCCATAAAACGGATAATCCGAGGTACCCGAATAAACAGCCAGGAAAATCTGCTGCACCACCTGCAGCGGGAGGGGTTTTCGGTAACCCAGGCCACCCTGTCCAGAGACCTAAAGCTCCTGAAGGTCGGAAAGATCAGCGAAGGATTGGACGGGTATTACTATACCCTGCCCAGCGAAGAAGAACGGCGGGAATCAGAGAGGAGCTATCTTCAGGATGTCCACCGGGGGTACGTGGGAATAGATTTTTCTGCAAACATCGGAGTCATCCGAACCTTAGCCGGTCACGCGAACAGCGTAGCTATTGCCCTGGATAATCTGGGGCTGGAGGAGATTCTCGGAACCATCGCCGGGGACGATACGGTTCTTATCATTCTCCGGGAAGGGTTTACGAAGGTAGATTTTTTACAGGAATTGCGGCGAAAAATCCCCGACTTGGAGGAATAA
- a CDS encoding DUF342 domain-containing protein: MFNPGYIQVSLSEDEMTASITLRRAPDGTGLEMEQVQEVLSIEGVQHGVDWTALRDALYRSAQGETVKDVVIARGTPPRQEVPPGYLYAPQFRHLDPVFRQILPHNAPDAEEPEFQPPPGQVDDHGRIDYKERNTIPLVHAGQLLAIMRPQRSGRMGTTVRGEMVAYETKQLTVLEPGENTRIEDNKVYSEADGRFVWDRQNFGVDTTLELSDDIGYKTGNIRFPGDLVLRGGIKDRFSLWVGGDLIAEKTLQVYDIFVGKNLEAREGLIGRGGRLRVRGDGTVKFIEHCTVDILGSLFLQGGALTSRISVAGSVIGPEHAKIVGGELIAGGSMEVHEVGNSMGVHTRIELGVNFVMKRTLEHHQGQIQKLAMERQTVSRRLKSLRSRKLQAYYQSITEQELALNQKIAELLEQIQPNTEAVLKVHGTLHPGVVVSIAGQDYSVETPQSRCQIHLDQSQGVITLGRL, translated from the coding sequence ATGTTCAACCCAGGCTATATACAGGTCTCACTTTCAGAGGATGAAATGACAGCCTCCATAACCCTGCGACGGGCCCCCGACGGTACCGGATTAGAAATGGAGCAGGTACAGGAGGTGCTCTCTATTGAGGGCGTTCAACACGGTGTTGATTGGACAGCCCTCCGGGACGCTCTGTACCGTAGTGCCCAGGGCGAAACCGTTAAGGATGTCGTCATAGCCCGGGGAACTCCGCCCCGTCAGGAGGTGCCCCCGGGCTACCTCTACGCTCCGCAATTCAGGCATCTGGATCCGGTATTCCGCCAGATTCTCCCCCACAATGCCCCGGATGCCGAGGAGCCGGAATTCCAGCCGCCCCCCGGTCAGGTGGATGATCACGGTAGGATCGATTATAAAGAACGCAATACCATTCCCCTGGTGCACGCCGGCCAGCTGTTGGCAATTATGCGGCCCCAGCGTTCGGGAAGGATGGGCACTACCGTCCGGGGCGAAATGGTGGCCTACGAAACAAAGCAGCTCACAGTCCTTGAGCCGGGGGAGAATACCCGTATAGAAGACAACAAGGTATACTCCGAGGCTGATGGCCGCTTTGTCTGGGATAGACAGAACTTCGGGGTCGACACCACCCTGGAACTCAGCGATGATATCGGATACAAAACCGGAAATATCCGATTCCCCGGAGATCTCGTGCTCCGGGGGGGCATTAAGGATCGCTTCAGCCTCTGGGTCGGGGGTGATTTGATCGCAGAAAAGACCCTTCAGGTTTACGATATCTTTGTTGGGAAAAACCTGGAAGCCCGGGAGGGGCTCATTGGGAGGGGGGGACGGTTACGTGTCCGGGGAGATGGAACGGTGAAGTTTATCGAGCATTGTACCGTGGATATCCTGGGATCTCTCTTCCTCCAGGGGGGGGCGCTTACCTCCCGGATCTCCGTTGCGGGATCGGTAATTGGCCCCGAGCATGCCAAAATCGTAGGGGGCGAGCTGATCGCCGGAGGGTCTATGGAGGTCCATGAGGTCGGGAACTCCATGGGAGTGCATACCCGAATTGAATTGGGTGTTAATTTCGTTATGAAACGGACCCTGGAGCACCACCAAGGCCAAATACAAAAATTAGCAATGGAGCGCCAGACGGTCAGCCGCCGGCTAAAGTCCCTGCGGTCCCGGAAGCTCCAGGCCTATTACCAATCTATAACCGAGCAGGAGCTTGCCTTGAATCAGAAGATTGCCGAGCTGCTTGAACAGATCCAACCGAATACCGAGGCGGTTCTCAAGGTTCACGGCACCCTCCATCCCGGCGTGGTGGTATCCATTGCCGGCCAGGACTACAGCGTGGAAACACCCCAAAGCCGCTGCCAGATTCATCTTGACCAGAGTCAGGGGGTAATTACCCTTGGCAGGCTCTAA
- a CDS encoding biotin--[acetyl-CoA-carboxylase] ligase: MAGSNLPEEHTEDTPFTRGFPQLEMVSLANPFGAGYLWYVPTVGSTMDLARELAGAGAPPGTVVLAGAQTRGRGRPSSGKSPWISPPGQSLSMTLILDADVTPAPLSLRAGLGVCRYIEEVWHLPARIKWPNDIYLAGRKVGGILVESEKNRMYLGIGVNLLGSVRLSSPGPGRSGTDPEAISLEEARGLFPRPATRTSTEIPGEASEGGSDETLDETSRRGPDTASAHRLSVPYLTAQVVQPILTYLFEAQHDRKWLAGVGFRLLYKNEGVTIGVHTGVFRGLSGDGAARLEVGPNREILVRSGSLRPRS, encoded by the coding sequence TTGGCAGGCTCTAACCTTCCCGAAGAGCATACCGAAGATACCCCCTTCACCCGGGGCTTCCCCCAACTGGAGATGGTCTCCTTGGCTAATCCCTTCGGAGCGGGGTATCTCTGGTACGTGCCGACGGTTGGATCGACCATGGATCTGGCTCGGGAACTGGCAGGTGCCGGGGCGCCCCCGGGAACCGTGGTACTGGCCGGCGCCCAAACCCGGGGGCGTGGACGCCCTTCCTCAGGAAAATCGCCCTGGATCAGCCCCCCGGGACAGTCTCTCTCCATGACCCTGATTCTTGATGCCGATGTGACGCCAGCGCCGCTATCTCTTCGGGCGGGCCTGGGGGTTTGCCGGTACATTGAGGAGGTCTGGCATCTGCCCGCCCGGATCAAGTGGCCGAATGATATCTACCTGGCGGGCCGTAAGGTCGGTGGGATCCTCGTGGAATCCGAAAAGAACCGGATGTATCTTGGTATCGGCGTAAACCTGCTCGGCTCTGTCCGTCTTTCCAGCCCCGGACCGGGCCGTTCGGGAACCGATCCTGAGGCCATCTCCTTGGAAGAGGCCAGAGGTCTCTTCCCCCGTCCGGCGACCCGGACCTCTACCGAGATCCCCGGTGAGGCCTCCGAGGGGGGCTCGGATGAGACCCTTGATGAGACCTCGAGGAGAGGACCGGATACCGCCTCGGCACATCGGCTGTCGGTGCCGTACCTTACTGCCCAGGTTGTCCAACCGATTCTGACCTACCTCTTTGAAGCACAACATGATCGTAAGTGGCTGGCTGGGGTGGGATTCCGGCTTCTGTACAAGAACGAGGGGGTTACCATCGGGGTGCATACCGGGGTTTTCCGCGGACTCTCAGGGGATGGGGCGGCGCGACTCGAGGTCGGGCCGAACCGGGAGATCCTGGTACGCTCCGGTAGCCTCCGGCCGCGTTCTTAA
- the groL gene encoding chaperonin GroEL (60 kDa chaperone family; promotes refolding of misfolded polypeptides especially under stressful conditions; forms two stacked rings of heptamers to form a barrel-shaped 14mer; ends can be capped by GroES; misfolded proteins enter the barrel where they are refolded when GroES binds), translating into MAKQLQFNEEARRSLLRGVEKLSSAVKVTLGPKGRNVLLDKKFGAPTVTKDGVSVAKEIELEDPYENMGAQLLKEVATKTNDVAGDGTTTATVLAYSIVKEGIKAVAAGINPMGIKRGIDLAVDQAVSEIKKLAKEIKDKEEISQVAAISANNDKEIGQEIANAMEKVGKDGVITVEESKTLETTVDFVEGMQFDRGYLSPYFATNRDTMTTLLENPYILIHDKKISSMKDLLPVLEKVAQAGKPLLIIAEDVDGEALATLVVNNIRGTISVCGVKAPGFGDRRKAMLEDIAILTGGTVISEELGMKLENADISMLGQAKSVKVDKENTTIINGEGKASDIKDRIAQIKAQIEDTTSDYDREKLQERLAKLAGGVAVINVGAATEVELKEKKHRVEDALSATRAAIEEGIIPGGGTSLVQIVPALVKVALDKLTEEEKVGFRIVLRALEEPVRQIAANAGLDGSIIADKAKSEKKGLGYDAYNMEWTDMIKAGIIDPAKVTRSALQNAASIAGLLLTTECAVTDIPEKEEPAAPGGGMGGMGGGMPMM; encoded by the coding sequence ATGGCTAAACAGCTGCAATTTAACGAAGAAGCGCGCCGGTCACTCCTGCGGGGAGTAGAAAAGCTATCCAGCGCGGTTAAGGTGACTCTCGGTCCCAAGGGACGGAACGTTCTTCTGGACAAGAAGTTCGGTGCTCCCACCGTGACAAAAGACGGTGTGTCAGTTGCTAAGGAAATCGAACTTGAAGATCCCTACGAGAACATGGGTGCACAGCTTCTGAAAGAAGTTGCAACCAAGACGAATGATGTGGCCGGAGACGGTACCACCACAGCTACGGTTCTCGCATACAGTATCGTAAAAGAGGGAATCAAGGCTGTCGCTGCGGGGATTAATCCCATGGGGATTAAGCGCGGTATTGATCTGGCGGTTGATCAGGCGGTGAGCGAAATCAAAAAGCTTGCCAAAGAGATCAAGGACAAGGAAGAGATCTCCCAAGTTGCGGCTATCTCTGCCAACAACGATAAAGAAATCGGGCAGGAAATCGCCAACGCTATGGAGAAGGTGGGTAAGGACGGTGTTATTACCGTAGAGGAAAGCAAGACCCTGGAGACTACCGTTGACTTCGTTGAGGGTATGCAGTTCGACCGCGGGTACCTGTCTCCCTACTTCGCAACCAACCGCGATACCATGACTACCCTGCTGGAGAACCCCTACATTCTTATTCATGATAAGAAGATTTCCAGCATGAAGGATCTTCTCCCTGTTCTTGAAAAGGTTGCCCAGGCTGGTAAGCCTCTTCTGATCATCGCCGAGGATGTGGACGGCGAAGCGCTGGCTACCCTGGTAGTGAACAATATCCGGGGAACCATCAGCGTTTGTGGTGTTAAGGCTCCCGGTTTCGGTGATCGGCGGAAGGCAATGCTCGAGGATATTGCTATCTTGACCGGCGGAACTGTTATCAGCGAAGAACTGGGTATGAAGCTGGAAAATGCTGACATCTCCATGCTCGGCCAGGCTAAGAGCGTGAAGGTCGATAAGGAAAACACCACCATCATCAATGGTGAGGGTAAGGCTTCAGATATCAAGGACCGTATTGCCCAGATTAAGGCCCAGATTGAGGATACTACCAGCGATTACGACCGCGAGAAGCTCCAGGAGCGTCTGGCTAAGCTCGCCGGCGGTGTAGCTGTAATCAATGTCGGTGCTGCCACCGAGGTTGAGTTGAAAGAAAAGAAACACCGGGTTGAGGATGCTCTGAGTGCTACCCGAGCTGCGATTGAAGAGGGAATTATTCCCGGGGGTGGTACCTCACTGGTACAGATCGTTCCGGCCCTGGTTAAGGTAGCCTTGGACAAGCTGACCGAGGAAGAAAAGGTTGGTTTCCGGATCGTTCTCCGGGCCCTGGAAGAGCCGGTTCGCCAGATTGCTGCGAATGCCGGTCTTGACGGTTCTATCATTGCCGACAAGGCAAAGAGCGAGAAGAAGGGGCTGGGTTACGATGCATACAACATGGAATGGACCGATATGATCAAGGCTGGAATTATTGATCCCGCCAAGGTTACCCGGAGTGCCCTGCAAAACGCGGCTTCCATTGCCGGATTGCTTCTGACCACCGAGTGTGCGGTAACGGATATTCCTGAAAAGGAAGAGCCCGCGGCGCCCGGCGGCGGCATGGGTGGCATGGGCGGCGGTATGCCCATGATGTAA
- the yajC gene encoding preprotein translocase subunit YajC, with protein sequence MNEINQAFQLLMAPPPNAAGGDAASQLLPTLLTFGAVFLIFYFLIIRPQNKKQKEQKKMLDQLKKGDKVQTIGGIRGVIFSVKQDTVVLKVDDNAKIEFSRGSISGVLDAKEEKKDEKDSAKDDTKAEGKKSSKNAKNKDEVQAESAE encoded by the coding sequence ATGAATGAAATAAATCAAGCGTTTCAGCTCCTAATGGCTCCTCCGCCTAACGCGGCGGGTGGTGACGCTGCTTCACAGCTTTTACCCACCCTGTTAACCTTCGGGGCAGTCTTCCTCATTTTCTATTTTCTTATTATCCGGCCTCAGAATAAAAAGCAGAAAGAGCAGAAAAAGATGCTCGATCAGCTTAAGAAGGGCGATAAGGTTCAGACCATCGGCGGTATCCGGGGAGTTATCTTCTCAGTGAAGCAGGATACGGTGGTGCTGAAGGTTGATGATAACGCGAAGATTGAATTCTCCCGTGGCTCGATTTCCGGGGTACTGGATGCCAAGGAAGAAAAGAAGGATGAAAAGGACTCGGCCAAGGATGATACAAAGGCTGAGGGAAAGAAATCTTCAAAAAATGCTAAGAATAAGGACGAAGTTCAGGCAGAATCTGCTGAATAG
- the secD gene encoding protein translocase subunit SecD: protein MSKRLRFVVLLLVLAVGAVFLYPTINWYFMVGQDMKDIASGSREQIKIYAQQQAKDDATALAGLASDEPASTVPEAYDYIIPVAEENLRLLGRDVPGTWTVSEVLSAFRNRDELARSMEDHYRQQVMDLKNLKKRIIQLGLDLSGGMRVVLEADQESLAERLGSNPSEEELSDAIDLALEILTNRIDQFGVTEPVIRKEEGSGRIIVELPGDNDPERVNAFLMGKGSLNLQLVDDEATSQFLEFQQQYRTQNAIDWNPEFSEAPEFIAEGTEIRPYVQRDQYGIDQVVRYIVTREGSEAVVDGSTITEAQVGRHPITGRPTVNFVLNQEGADKFQPLTRDNVGTSLAIVMDGKVRAYAQISEEIPTGQVMIQGFDLEDANDISRVLRTAALPVDLEIISLQQVGASLGEDAIQSGIRAIGLGFALVIVFMILYYLGSGLVATLGLLVNMVMVIAFLSAFNLTLTLTSIAGLILTVGMAVDANVIIFERIKEEFRLGKSAGASIQAGYQKAFWTIMDANLTTFIAALFLSYLGTGPVQGFAVTLAVGIVFSVFSALFVTRLFFDFGTDVLKGSKLSISWRLKQ, encoded by the coding sequence ATGAGCAAACGATTACGTTTTGTCGTGCTGCTGTTAGTCCTCGCCGTCGGAGCGGTATTTTTATATCCCACGATTAACTGGTATTTCATGGTTGGTCAGGATATGAAGGATATTGCTTCCGGCTCGCGAGAGCAGATCAAGATCTATGCACAGCAGCAGGCTAAAGATGACGCTACAGCACTGGCTGGGTTAGCTTCGGATGAACCTGCATCAACGGTTCCCGAGGCTTATGACTACATTATTCCCGTGGCTGAGGAGAACCTTCGCCTTCTTGGGAGAGATGTTCCCGGTACCTGGACTGTTTCGGAGGTATTATCTGCCTTCCGAAACCGAGACGAGCTTGCCCGGTCCATGGAAGACCATTACCGCCAACAGGTGATGGATTTAAAGAATCTGAAGAAGCGGATTATTCAGCTGGGGTTAGACTTATCCGGCGGTATGAGGGTCGTTCTTGAAGCCGACCAGGAGAGTCTGGCAGAACGCCTGGGTAGCAACCCCTCGGAAGAGGAGTTGTCGGATGCTATTGATCTTGCCTTGGAGATTCTGACCAACCGGATCGACCAATTCGGCGTTACCGAGCCGGTGATTCGCAAAGAGGAAGGCAGCGGCAGGATCATTGTCGAACTTCCTGGTGACAACGATCCTGAACGGGTTAATGCCTTTTTGATGGGTAAGGGGAGTCTGAATCTCCAGCTCGTAGACGATGAGGCTACTTCCCAGTTCCTGGAATTCCAGCAGCAGTATAGAACCCAGAACGCCATCGACTGGAACCCTGAGTTCTCAGAGGCTCCGGAGTTCATTGCCGAGGGAACTGAAATAAGACCCTATGTACAGCGCGATCAATACGGTATCGACCAGGTTGTACGCTACATCGTTACCCGGGAGGGCAGCGAGGCGGTGGTTGACGGCTCCACCATTACCGAAGCCCAGGTGGGAAGGCATCCCATAACCGGACGCCCTACCGTGAACTTTGTATTGAACCAGGAGGGTGCGGATAAATTCCAGCCCCTTACCCGAGATAATGTAGGAACTTCCCTGGCAATCGTCATGGACGGGAAGGTTCGGGCCTATGCTCAGATTAGCGAGGAGATTCCTACCGGCCAGGTGATGATTCAGGGATTCGACCTGGAGGACGCCAACGATATTTCTCGGGTATTGCGTACTGCAGCGCTGCCGGTAGACCTGGAGATCATCAGTCTCCAGCAGGTTGGAGCTTCCCTGGGTGAGGATGCAATTCAGTCGGGTATACGGGCGATAGGACTGGGCTTTGCCCTGGTAATTGTGTTCATGATTCTGTACTACCTTGGTTCTGGTTTGGTTGCCACCCTGGGGCTGCTGGTGAATATGGTTATGGTTATTGCCTTCTTATCGGCCTTTAATCTGACTCTTACCCTGACCTCCATCGCCGGTCTCATTCTTACCGTCGGTATGGCGGTGGATGCCAATGTCATCATATTTGAGCGTATTAAAGAAGAGTTCAGACTTGGGAAAAGTGCAGGGGCCTCCATCCAGGCAGGGTACCAGAAGGCCTTCTGGACAATTATGGATGCAAACCTCACAACCTTTATTGCGGCATTGTTTTTGAGTTATCTCGGAACTGGACCTGTCCAGGGATTTGCCGTTACCCTAGCAGTCGGTATTGTGTTTTCCGTATTTTCTGCTCTGTTCGTAACCCGCCTCTTCTTTGACTTCGGTACGGATGTGCTGAAGGGCTCTAAGCTAAGTATTTCCTGGAGGCTGAAGCAATGA